Proteins encoded by one window of Spirochaeta isovalerica:
- a CDS encoding aminotransferase class I/II-fold pyridoxal phosphate-dependent enzyme, with the protein MNPQAEILNRAISEANPVVLELLSRRGKNIFFPSKGLIRQGLDASTKKINASIGIAMEDDGSPLRLNAIDSKLNMPPEETFPYASSYGKAELREIWHNIIREKNPSLGNHPITKPVVTHALTHGLSMSGYLFVDEGDEIIMPDLFWGNYKLLFENAYGGVLSFFPLFEGSGFNTAGLESKLNGPGEKKILLLNFPNNPTGYTPTEEEVAKIVAIINRAAESGKKIILITDDAYFGLVYEPGVYRESIFAPVAALHENVLAVKVDGATKEDYAWGFRVGFITFSNKLMNEGMAKALEDKAAGAVRGNVSNCAHLSQSLLHVAYKSPDYKEDKIRKFELLKKRYTKVKEVLEAKYTTSDLFKIVPNNSGYFMCLKLKGIDAEEVRQQLLNHYDTGVMAIGDMIRVAYSSLPTDQIELLFDNINNACKDVKKIG; encoded by the coding sequence ATGAACCCACAGGCAGAAATACTCAACCGGGCTATCTCTGAAGCCAATCCCGTTGTTCTCGAGCTGCTTTCCCGAAGAGGAAAGAATATTTTCTTTCCCAGCAAAGGCCTTATACGCCAGGGCCTGGATGCCAGCACGAAGAAAATCAATGCCTCCATCGGCATAGCAATGGAAGATGACGGATCTCCCCTGCGCCTCAATGCGATTGACAGCAAACTCAATATGCCACCGGAAGAAACCTTTCCCTATGCTTCGAGCTATGGAAAAGCGGAACTCCGTGAAATATGGCATAATATCATTCGGGAAAAAAATCCCAGCCTGGGAAATCACCCGATTACCAAACCGGTGGTGACCCACGCTCTGACTCACGGCTTGAGTATGAGCGGCTATCTCTTTGTCGATGAAGGCGATGAAATCATCATGCCCGACCTTTTCTGGGGAAATTACAAACTGCTCTTTGAAAACGCCTATGGCGGCGTACTCAGCTTCTTTCCTCTCTTTGAAGGGAGCGGTTTCAATACAGCCGGTCTTGAAAGCAAGCTTAACGGACCGGGAGAAAAGAAAATACTCCTGCTCAATTTCCCCAATAACCCGACGGGATACACTCCGACGGAAGAGGAAGTAGCGAAAATAGTGGCCATTATCAACAGAGCGGCGGAATCGGGTAAAAAAATAATCCTTATAACTGACGATGCCTACTTCGGTCTGGTTTACGAACCGGGAGTCTACCGGGAATCGATTTTCGCTCCCGTCGCCGCCCTGCACGAAAACGTTCTCGCCGTCAAAGTGGACGGGGCGACAAAAGAGGATTATGCATGGGGTTTCCGCGTTGGATTTATCACATTTTCCAACAAGCTGATGAATGAAGGGATGGCCAAAGCACTTGAAGATAAAGCGGCCGGCGCCGTAAGGGGAAATGTATCGAACTGCGCCCATCTCTCCCAGTCTCTTCTTCACGTCGCCTATAAATCACCTGATTACAAAGAAGACAAAATTCGGAAGTTTGAACTTCTGAAAAAGCGCTATACAAAAGTCAAAGAAGTTCTGGAGGCGAAATACACAACAAGCGATCTGTTTAAAATTGTTCCCAACAACTCAGGCTATTTCATGTGTCTCAAACTCAAAGGAATTGATGCGGAAGAGGTGAGACAACAGCTTCTCAATCATTACGATACAGGGGTGATGGCCATCGGGGATATGATCAGGGTGGCTTATTCCTCTCTTCCAACCGATCAGATCGAGCTGCTCTTTGATAATATTAACAACGCTTGTAAAGATGTGAAAAAAATCGGGTAA
- a CDS encoding lysophospholipid acyltransferase family protein — protein MTIKERIINSLIRAALDVVYKIDKSDLSRIPMKGPAILITNHVSNLEGPLFYVNLRPRKTIAMAKAELFDKFFTRTILSTWNAVPIKRGSIDMQAMKACFKVLEEDNFLCIAPEGTRSKTGKLIRGKAGTTFFATQKKVPIIPMVHWGLIDYEGSEKSLFRRKVTIKVGKPFYVEKKEEGKITSEDRQKMADEMMYQIAACLPEELRGYYSDMSKATTDYITFM, from the coding sequence ATGACTATAAAAGAGAGAATTATCAACAGCCTTATCCGGGCCGCTCTCGATGTTGTATATAAAATCGATAAATCCGACCTCTCACGCATCCCCATGAAGGGTCCTGCCATACTGATTACAAACCACGTCAGCAATCTGGAAGGCCCCCTCTTCTATGTTAATCTGAGACCGAGAAAAACCATTGCTATGGCAAAAGCCGAGCTCTTCGATAAGTTTTTCACACGGACGATTCTATCCACCTGGAATGCCGTGCCGATAAAAAGGGGATCAATCGATATGCAGGCCATGAAAGCCTGTTTTAAAGTTCTGGAAGAAGATAATTTTCTCTGTATTGCACCGGAGGGAACCAGGAGTAAAACAGGAAAACTGATCCGCGGCAAAGCGGGAACGACATTCTTTGCCACACAGAAAAAAGTTCCCATTATTCCCATGGTTCACTGGGGCCTCATAGATTATGAAGGTTCGGAAAAGAGCCTTTTCCGGAGGAAAGTCACAATCAAGGTGGGAAAACCCTTTTATGTGGAAAAAAAGGAAGAGGGGAAAATTACCAGTGAAGACCGCCAGAAAATGGCCGATGAAATGATGTATCAGATAGCGGCCTGTCTCCCTGAAGAATTGCGGGGATACTACAGCGACATGTCGAAAGCTACAACTGATTATATTACTTTTATGTAA